A region from the Buteo buteo chromosome 19, bButBut1.hap1.1, whole genome shotgun sequence genome encodes:
- the LOC142041904 gene encoding putative G-protein coupled receptor 19, which produces MFVHSMDNSSAPFVLPTFLLLLQNKSYPETSTPPAGHGLTESPIGPPSSRNHTVLQYQLRLGEIAAASMVLGALWLVSVFGNSLVCLAIHRSRRMQSTTDYFVVSLACADLLISVASVPFVLLQFTYGRWVLGNAMCKLVRYVQYLTPGVQMYVLLSICVDRFYTILYPLSFKVSREKAKKMILASWLFDAGLASPAFFFYSSNSDDHCNFFLPGSWEGALYGAIHLLLGFLIPSILILLFYQKVITYIWRIGTDGRTVRRTVNIVPRTKVKTIKMFLTLNSVFLLSWLPFYVAQLWHPQETDYRKSTLLFLAVTWVSFSSSASKPTLYSVYNANFTRGMKEICCMSAMKYYRSNAYTITTSSRIAKKNHVGIADMAAPAKNVTKDSIYDAFNREAKEKKLAWPIQSNPPNTFV; this is translated from the coding sequence ATGTTTGTCCACAGCATGGATAACAGCAGCGCTCCTTTTGTTCTCCCTACCttcttgctcctgctgcagaacaagAGCTACCCCGAAACCTCCACCCCTCCTGCTGGCCACGGGCTGACCGAGTCACCCATAGGACCCCCCTCAAGCAGGAACCACACTGTCTTGCAGTATCAGCTGAGGCTGGGGGAAATTGCAGCAGCCAGCATGGTTTTGGGAGCGTTGTGGCTGGTCTCCGTCTTTGGAAACTCCCTCGTCTGCTTAGCGATCcacaggagcaggaggatgcaGTCCACCACCGACTATTTTGTCGTCTCCCTGGCTTGCGCAGACCTTCTCATCAGTGTCGCAAGCGTGCCCTTCGTGCTGCTTCAGTTCACCTAcggcaggtgggtgctggggaacgCCATGTGCAAGCTGGTGAGGTACGTACAGTACCTCACCCCTGGCGTCCAGATGTACGTGCTCCTCTCCATATGCGTGGATCGATTCTACACCATCCTCTACCCCCTGAGCTTCAAAGTGTCCAGggagaaagccaagaaaatgaTCCTGGCCTCCTGGCTCTTTGACGCCGGATTGGCATCACCGGCTTTCTTCTTCTACAGCTCCAACAGCGACGACCACTGCAACTTCTTCCTCCCCGGTTCTTGGGAAGGAGCCCTCTACGGTGCCATCCACCTCTTGCTGGGCTTTCTGATCCcttccatcctcatcctcctcttctaCCAGAAGGTCATCACGTACATTTGGAGAATAGGCACCGACGGCAGGACTGTCAGGAGGACGGTGAATATTGTCCcaagaacaaaagtgaaaaccATCAAGATGTTCTTAACGCTCAACTCGGTCTTCCTCCTGTCCTGGCTCCCTTTCTACGTGGCACAGCTGTGGCACCCGCAGGAAACAGACTACAGAAAGAGCACCTTGCTTTTCCTGGCCGTCACCTGGgtttctttcagctcttcagcctCCAAGCCAACCCTCTACTCCGTCTATAATGCCAACTTCACAAGAGGGATGAAAGAAATTTGTTGCATGTCCGCCATGAAATACTACAGAAGCAACGCATACACCATCACCACCAGTTCCAGGATAGCCAAAAAAAATCACGTTGGGATCGCAGATATGGCAGCTCCAGCAAAAAATGTCACCAAAGATTCCATCTATGATGCTTTtaacagagaagcaaaggaaaaaaagcttgccTGGCCCATTCAATCCAATCCCCCAAATACGTTTGTCTAG
- the LOC142041912 gene encoding putative G-protein coupled receptor 19 codes for MFVHSMDNSSAPFVLPTFLLLLQNKSYPETSTPPAGHGLTESPIGPPSSRNHTVLQYQLRLGEIAAASMVLGALWLVSVFGNSLVCLAIHRSRRMQSTTDYFVVSLACADLLISVASVPFVLLQFTYGRWVLGNAMCKLVRYVQYLTPGVQMYVLLSICVDRFYTILYPLSFKVSREKAKKMILASWLFDAGLASPAFFFYGSNSDDHCNFFLPGSWEGALYGAIHLLLGFLIPSILILLFYQKVITYIWRIGTDGRTVRRTVNIVPRTKVKTIKMFLTLNSVFLLSWLPFYVAQLWHPQETDYRKSTLLFLAVTWVSFSSSASKPTLYSVYNANFTRGMKEICCMSAMKYYRSNAYTITTSSRIAKKNHVGIADMAAPAKNVTRDSIYDAFHREAKEKKLAWPIQSNPPNTFV; via the coding sequence ATGTTTGTCCACAGCATGGATAACAGCAGCGCTCCTTTTGTTCTCCCTACCttcttgctcctgctgcagaacaagAGCTACCCCGAAACCTCCACCCCTCCTGCTGGCCACGGGCTGACCGAGTCACCCATAGGACCCCCCTCAAGCAGGAACCACACTGTCTTGCAGTATCAGCTGAGGCTGGGGGAAATTGCGGCAGCCAGCATGGTTTTGGGAGCGTTGTGGCTGGTCTCCGTCTTTGGAAACTCCCTCGTCTGCTTAGCGATCcacaggagcaggaggatgcaATCCACCACCGACTATTTTGTCGTCTCCCTGGCTTGCGCAGACCTTCTCATCAGTGTCGCAAGCGTGCCCTTCGTGCTGCTTCAGTTCACCTAcggcaggtgggtgctggggaacgCCATGTGCAAGCTGGTGAGGTACGTACAGTACCTCACCCCTGGCGTCCAGATGTACGTGCTCCTCTCCATATGCGTGGATCGATTCTACACCATCCTCTACCCCCTGAGCTTCAAAGTGTCCAGggagaaagccaagaaaatgaTCCTGGCCTCCTGGCTCTTTGACGCCGGATTGGCATCACCGGCTTTCTTCTTCTACGGCTCCAACAGCGACGACCACTGCAACTTCTTCCTCCCCGGTTCTTGGGAAGGAGCCCTCTACGGTGCCATCCACCTCTTGCTGGGCTTTCTGATCCcttccatcctcatcctcctcttctaCCAGAAGGTCATCACGTACATTTGGAGAATAGGCACCGACGGCAGGACTGTCAGGAGGACGGTGAATATTGTCCcaagaacaaaagtgaaaaccATCAAGATGTTCTTAACGCTCAACTCGGTCTTCCTCCTGTCCTGGCTCCCTTTCTACGTGGCACAGCTGTGGCACCCGCAGGAAACAGACTACAGAAAGAGCACCTTGCTTTTCCTGGCCGTCACCTGGgtttctttcagctcttcagcctCCAAGCCAACCCTCTACTCCGTCTATAATGCCAACTTCACAAGAGGGATGAAAGAAATTTGTTGCATGTCCGCCATGAAATACTACAGAAGCAACGCATACACCATCACCACCAGTTCCAGGATAGCCAAAAAAAATCACGTTGGGATCGCAGATATGGCAGCTCCGGCAAAAAATGTCACCAGAGATTCCATCTACGACGCTTTtcacagagaagcaaaggaaaaaaagcttgccTGGCCCATTCAATCCAATCCCCCAAATACGTTTGTCTAG